The Hevea brasiliensis isolate MT/VB/25A 57/8 chromosome 9, ASM3005281v1, whole genome shotgun sequence nucleotide sequence AACGGGTCTGACCATGGAAAAGGACCAAAAGATTAGATAAGGCTTTGGAGATGCGATGGTGCTTTATTATTTTGTTTGCACGCCAATATATAATGTCGGTGGGTTTCCTGCACCCAACCgagatatatatacatatataattttattaatagatGTATTCTTTATCTTTAATATTTACATTATTATTTATGAACTTAAGAGTAAAAAATATACTTTGCCAAGTAAatcataatattattataattgtgAGATTTCTATTGCATCAAGTAAAGAGTAGAATCTCTTATCGTTTTATCTAATATGACATCAACATCCGAGCATAGAAAAGATTTTGATGAGCTTACTTTTTGCTTATTCCCCTGAACCATACGATGGAAGGCTGGGCTGGGCTAGGCCGAAGATGGCTTTATCCAGGCCCactaacaaatttttttttaaataaagaaaattttataatttaatttctgagTTTTATTCTattatctaaattttaaaaaattaattatctaATCTATAAATTTTAAACTATATCATActttagtctttatattttaagaaattaattatttaatttttaaattttatattatatcacattttatattttatatttttaacatatataataatttaatcctTTTATCAATGTTTAAattgttataaatattaaaattatagagattaaattattttatacattaaaaaaattaaataattaatttttaaaatttaaaattaaaatataatatagtgtAAATTTAGATACTAAAtaactaattttttaaaattcaataattaaagcaGCACAAAGCTTTAGaccaaattttaaatttcttttaaaataaaaaattttaataattatatcaaCAATTTATAATGTTTTCCAATCAAATGTCACTTTTTTGCACTTTTtatataatgaaataaattttaagatACTATTCAATCAATGCttacaatttttctttttttaattcgtAATCCGTTATATATTGGTCTAAACGATTTATCATGTTCAAATATCTGACCAATCAACAAAAAATAGatcattataattttattatataaaaattaagtatcgacttttttaaaatataaaaaattaaaaaaataagtatCATTAATTGAAATTCCAGGAAGTAGATGTGAGCTTATCACTGTCCGTGACGCAGCTTATCATTAATTGACCTTTTTTTCTATATAATTCATGGAATtagcatataataataataataataattattattattattattattattattattattattatataaaatagattttttttattatttttttataaaatacatatttcatatataaataaataaatattttattcctACTTTACCGACCTAACTTAGGTTAAGAAGTCAGATGCGCCATTCTTGTGAACACATGAAGAAGGCAAAACAAGTAAAGGAGTAGAATATATAATCTTAGttgttataaatttttattttttattttttacctcCATAATCACCATTTTCACATACTTCATTGCAATTTATCGGTAATAGTTATTTCTAAGGTGTGTGGTACTATTTTATTTCAGGGTTTGCTTGAgaattaaaacaaaattttagtATAGATGTGGTAAGTCTTTTAGTTAGATAGGgtttttaattctttaatttcgtttcgatttgatataattttaattttattattattttttaaaataattttatataattatttttataaaaagatgtatgtaaattaatattaaaatatgttattaatacataatatattatataatatattttttaattattgataaaaaaataatatattttttaattaattctaaattatataattatatatataatttaaaattaaatatattatataatataataatataaatatatcttataatatatttttttaactatttatttattatataacatttaattataagatacaaatataattataaataaaatatatatatagaatgaCAACACACTTATAATTAAGAAAtataaagtaatttaatatatttattattaaatttatttaaaaaaataaaataaaatattatattatatttggtACATAATTATTCATGCatagataaatatatataattatattaaaagtgtataatatattcaaaatattattaatatatatatatatatatatatatattttagttttCAATTAGATAACAATTTAATTCTTAATAaagaatcaaaattaaatttaataaaatcaaagcattaaaataaatttagttatgATTTTTATTGGTCTAATCAATTTAAtatgatttttatcgatttggctCAGAACTCCAATAACAGTTCACAATATTATCGAAGGTGcctttgtttatatatatatatatatatatatatatacccaccaTCAATACAAATTTCCTTTGAGATTCAAACCAAATGGCGAGCACCCTTGACTTACACATTTTCATTGTTTAACCTGCCTGAACTTAGACGTAGTCCAATGGAAAATTGAGGTTTCATACTGACAAAAATTGAGGAAAAGCCAAAGATAAGAAAGCTATGCTTATCTCAGAAATGAAGCTAGGAACAAACAGAAAATCAATAATCCAAATTGGTTTGCAATATCAATATACACTCGAGAAACTTATATTGCAAGGATGATTAATTTGCTAGTTAGCCACTTCCAACGGTAAAAAATCAAGCTACATGAAAAAGATTGTTCTCCAAGTTTCAGATTAATCATCATATAACATTGACAAAATTCATGCCTAGAAATCAAGGAGGTCCATTGGACTTCATCCAGAGACCAAACGTTGTGGAAAGCACAAGCCTTAACAAAGATCAGCACTAGAGTTTCAATTTTGATCAGAAGTAAAATGATATGAATAAAATATGTCAGGAGCAGATATGTGCATGAAGAGGCCTTCAAATCATTCTAAAAGTATAGATTTGCAGATGAACAAAACTCTTCCATAAAACTCTGAACACTTTGTGATGAATGTTTAGCTGTTACTTTCTACACCTCCATGCTGATACAGAAAAAAGAGGCCGATCTTGCCAGCAAATTACAACACacccattttcttccttaattcTGTAACCATCACAACCATATCCTTGCAACAACCTCCTTGCCTGCAACATACCGTAGTAGCTCAAATGCACAAGTCCAAACCCAGCCAAATCAAGCCTCTGAATCCACTTCTCGAGTTTTTCATGTCTTTCCTTTCTCTCAGCTCCCTCACATGCTACAATGTTCTTTATTTCCTCCCCAAACAGCATCTTCTCCATCTTGAGTCTCTCCATGGATGTTCTTGATACAGTGGATTCCAAACAATCAAACAATGCTGCGTAAGAGTACAATGCCTCCAATAGCCTCTCCATGAGAGTCGACCCGTTATGATTAGAATCTTGCTCCATTACAACCATGAGCTTTGGTGACAAACTCCAAAGCATGTTGAGAAAGTAATCCATCTTCACTGAAGCAGTTGAAGATAGTGGCGATGATGAGGTAGAGTCAGGACTTGGGCTATATCCATTTACCATATCTTTCTCAAGCAACTCCCCAAATGTACCTTGGTTCATTTGGAGGACTCTTAGCAAGTGAATTCCATTTGAATTCTTCAACGGCACTGGAGATCTCTTCCTCAATTCATCATCCGAAGCCAGAAAAGGATGCAATTGGAGAACTGAGCAAATTGCTAGAGCCTCCCCAGTTTTAACACGCAACTTTTCAATATCAAGATTCTCTAATTTGCTAACAATGGGATTGAACTGAAATGGAATATCCAACCTTTCTGCTTCTTCAATCAGTTTATGAGCCATTTGATCCAGTACCTCTTTCTGTTGATGAATCCCTGTAATTCTCAAATGGGGAGGTCCCTCAGGCCTTGCACTTAAAGCTTGAAGAAGCGCAAGCCACTGTGCGGGTTCAGCTGCATCAAGATCAATTATATGAACCATCTTCTCCCCTTCCATGGCTTCAATTATAGCTTGGTTTGTAAGCACAAAAGCCACTTTCAAGAAAGGTAACATCTCGAAAAACAATTTGCGAACTAGAATTTCCTCAGAAACCAAAGTTATTTTAGTAGCATTAAGGGCCCTGTAGACACCAGGCAAAGATTTGATGACCCTATGAGCAAGTGCCTCGGTAAAATAAGCAGCAATACGCTGCATGGTATCACCATCTGCAGAGGCTAGTTGCGAGATCTGCCCAAGGGCAATCTCTGCATTTTCAAGGTTACCAGCAGCGACATGATTTGCACAAGTGAGCAATAAATGGATCAAATACAATCCCCTCTCCTCAGACTTTAACTCTCCAAGCCAGGGATAAGGTGACTCTATGCCTGTTGAGAGTGACATAATGGGGGAAAAATGGAAAGGTGATGATGTTACTGGTGATGATCCAATGGTGCACAATAGCTGTGGGAACAAAAAGGAACAAagattgaatataatttatgagatCAGGAAAATTACTTCACGGAAGAATTTAGAATTCAGACAAAAACTTGATAGATCACAGATgcaggaagaaggagaagaagaggtgAAATAAACAGAGTATGATAAAAGTAACAAGAAATACCCGATCTAGAAAAAACTGAACAGATACATAACCCCTCAAAAAGAAAAGGCTCAAGAGGTACCCAAATACAAGATCAATTCAGCCCCAATTTACAGAGGACGAATACAGTATTCAAAAACTAGCTAAGCAAACCAAGAACAAGAAATTCCTTACTGGGTTTTGTAATTGATCAAAAACCCACATGGAATCCGAAGACAGTTCCAAAGATTGCCGGTTCAATCCCTCTATGCATATAAAGACTTTTCTAGGTTTTCTGGGTCTTCTCTGGTTCAGTGacagagagaaagaaagaaagaaaatagtCAATAGATTCAATTAAAAGCCAAGCTCTGAGTTATGAAAGAGCGTTCATGGCTACGTTGTCGTAACGTGGCGAGAGGAGGAGCTGCTTTTTGTTGTTTAGTGAATTGTTGTTGTTCTCTTCCTAAATGGAATATGGAATTTTATGAGAAGGTGAGCCTTTTTAGGGCAAAATAGTTCAGTTACCATCAGttttctctctctaaaaaacCTTTGTCTTTTTTACTTTCTCTCTCTACAACTGCCACACTTTTATGGTTTTTGTTAACATTAGGTGGCTAGAGAATCAAGGACTGCCCTATAAAgactttttataaatatattcccCAAGCTTGGAAAAGTCCAAACATGCCCATCCAAAGACAAACAACTCCCTCAGTTTTGTTTCTTAGTGGGGTAAGTGTGGGAATTGCAaatagaagaaagaaaaataagggTCTTGAAAATGCTTCCAAAACTTGGTTTTGTTTTCTAGTTCAAAGGCAATGACCTtacaattggtattttcttctttATATTAAGACAATGAGACAGAGGTTATGGAAACATCCAAATCTTCTATAGTACATTCATTTATCTCTTCTTGTTTTCTAATCTCTCTCCTCTTGTTTTGGTTGGCGCTTGTTCAATCTCAAGAGCTACCAATTTAATTCCTCCCATTTCCAATTTTCAAtgcttaaattattgaaaatcttTTCAGATTTTGTCATACTGAGCTCCTATTATCttgaaattaataatattatcaatAATGAAAAATGTAAGAttttaagatattaaaaatatatttctttatatttaaatttaattataagggCATATCAATTCCATATATATTacatttagtaaaaaaaaaatatttcacgTACGATTGTGGCAATCTTTCCACCACAAGATATTTTTAGGGTAgcgttaaatttaatttattttatcaataaaaattataattattaaatatttattaataaaatttaaatataaatttaatattttttaattaaaaaaactaaaaacTGAATTAGTAAAATCCTGATAAATTGATTAATACATAAGCAGTCCATCTATGAAGTCTAAAGTGGGCTTGTGCTTGTAACCCAGTTCTTGGCGGGCTGACTCCGTGGGAGATATACGGCCACAAAATCCAACTGCTTTTACCTCCCTCTCGTTTCCTGTGGACACGACCATTGCTTGCTTCCTGCTCATGCCTTCATGGCTTGCAAGCTCTTCTTCACTCCCATTCCTGACTTTCCCCTCGCACGTAGAAAATTTTCCAAGTTCCCGCAAAGAATTTCACTGAATATCTCTCCTGGGTATTGCTCTTTCAAGTTCCTTTCAAGCTCCAGAAGAGTATTTTCGTCTTCATTAGTTGTTCACGCTGCGAAAGAAGAAGTGATTCAATCACCAAATTCAGTTTCTACCCTTGATTCTAAAACTACCCTTCCTTCATCCTCCAAGCTCGTTCTTGTTGTTGGCGGTACTGGCGGTGTTGGTAAGCCAGCTCTCTTGCCCTCTTCTGTCTGACTGTCTCATGCACAAAATACTGTCTTTTTGCTGAAGAAGATTAGTGGGTTTACTTATTTGTTAAAAGGGAATATTTTGCAATCTGTTGCAGTGAGTGCGATGGTGGAAATGCTTGTGATATATGTTAATatgaaaaaaattgagaaattcctgtggaatcaaaattttatatttttgtttctTGCGATTGTTTTGACCGTGGTGATGTTTGTGATGATCCTCAATGACGTAATAATCACCAATTTGTGAATATCATTGAAATTTGGTGAATCTAGAACTTGCTTTATCTTCCATGTTTGAAAAGGTGTAATGCTTTACTAGATTCCACGATACATTAAATAGAAAACTTAATTTACATAAGCAGATATGGCTAAGAGGCTTCATGAAATATATCCCACAGCTAGCTTCCATTTGGAGCCCGCTGATATACAAACTAAAGTGTTGTTAACCTGTTTGTGCAAAATAGCATCTTTGTAAAAATGACTTCTCAAGA carries:
- the LOC110638590 gene encoding scarecrow-like protein 3 isoform X1 gives rise to the protein MWVFDQLQNPLLCTIGSSPVTSSPFHFSPIMSLSTGIESPYPWLGELKSEERGLYLIHLLLTCANHVAAGNLENAEIALGQISQLASADGDTMQRIAAYFTEALAHRVIKSLPGVYRALNATKITLVSEEILVRKLFFEMLPFLKVAFVLTNQAIIEAMEGEKMVHIIDLDAAEPAQWLALLQALSARPEGPPHLRITGIHQQKEVLDQMAHKLIEEAERLDIPFQFNPIVSKLENLDIEKLRVKTGEALAICSVLQLHPFLASDDELRKRSPVPLKNSNGIHLLRVLQMNQGTFGELLEKDMVNGYSPSPDSTSSSPLSSTASVKMDYFLNMLWSLSPKLMVVMEQDSNHNGSTLMERLLEALYSYAALFDCLESTVSRTSMERLKMEKMLFGEEIKNIVACEGAERKERHEKLEKWIQRLDLAGFGLVHLSYYGMLQARRLLQGYGCDGYRIKEENGCVVICWQDRPLFSVSAWRCRK
- the LOC110638590 gene encoding scarecrow-like protein 3 isoform X2, whose product is MSLSTGIESPYPWLGELKSEERGLYLIHLLLTCANHVAAGNLENAEIALGQISQLASADGDTMQRIAAYFTEALAHRVIKSLPGVYRALNATKITLVSEEILVRKLFFEMLPFLKVAFVLTNQAIIEAMEGEKMVHIIDLDAAEPAQWLALLQALSARPEGPPHLRITGIHQQKEVLDQMAHKLIEEAERLDIPFQFNPIVSKLENLDIEKLRVKTGEALAICSVLQLHPFLASDDELRKRSPVPLKNSNGIHLLRVLQMNQGTFGELLEKDMVNGYSPSPDSTSSSPLSSTASVKMDYFLNMLWSLSPKLMVVMEQDSNHNGSTLMERLLEALYSYAALFDCLESTVSRTSMERLKMEKMLFGEEIKNIVACEGAERKERHEKLEKWIQRLDLAGFGLVHLSYYGMLQARRLLQGYGCDGYRIKEENGCVVICWQDRPLFSVSAWRCRK